The Herpetosiphonaceae bacterium genome includes a window with the following:
- a CDS encoding GNAT family N-acetyltransferase: MTDRYRITLEESPDPADTEALRQSLDAFNEAHVGPTNWRPFAVFVRDANSTIVGGLSGGTYWGWLYVEIFWLDERLRGQGYGSRLLAMAEHEAMERGCTYAHLDTMSFQALPFYERHGYSVFGVLDDMPAGSGQRRFWLKKTLQPIEQPTMSNG, translated from the coding sequence ATGACCGATCGCTACCGGATCACGCTCGAAGAATCGCCCGATCCCGCCGATACCGAGGCGCTTCGCCAGAGCCTCGACGCCTTCAACGAGGCGCATGTCGGCCCGACCAACTGGCGGCCCTTCGCGGTGTTCGTGCGCGACGCCAACAGCACGATCGTCGGCGGGCTGAGCGGCGGGACGTACTGGGGCTGGCTGTACGTCGAGATCTTCTGGCTCGACGAGCGGCTGCGGGGCCAGGGCTACGGCAGCCGTCTGCTGGCGATGGCCGAGCACGAGGCGATGGAGCGCGGCTGCACCTACGCCCATCTCGACACGATGAGCTTCCAGGCGCTGCCGTTCTACGAACGTCACGGCTACAGCGTCTTCGGCGTGCTGGACGATATGCCCGCCGGATCGGGGCAGCGCCGCTTCTGGCTCAAAAAGACGCTTCAGCCGATCGAGCAGCCTACCATGAGCAACGGATGA